One Electrophorus electricus isolate fEleEle1 chromosome 13, fEleEle1.pri, whole genome shotgun sequence DNA segment encodes these proteins:
- the heatr5a gene encoding HEAT repeat-containing protein 5A isoform X1, whose protein sequence is MEQAHSLLLNEDVCSRLGEDQRAEFVFKWLRFLKKLLPAIDRADLKQNQKRLVEQLLAVLTASPGPSTRLLLAYCLAQLYWVGDSFTSSLTVDRCNDIIRSRDDSPSFLPTRLAAVACLGAMFEQLGRLLISAFKETVANLLKALKSAESQGRYEIMLCIEKILKGLGVSALPCHRDIYKATRACLTDRSTAVRCAAAKCLLELQREAVFLWSTELENVASLCFRAFEGSNYDVRIAVSKLLGTLIASALEPRQAIAPRPGSRRSSLEEMMELLARGFLRGGAGFLRASSDMLKGASPVSRDVRVGITQACVVFMCTLRGVWLEAHFSSLLPLLMELVSHPRVTQSPSDAICCRRCVSFIMRASVGGLLGEKAQIAVAKEICLVIREQKRTIDAALCEGNVETRVSSLDMAASQHVLVCSLLELASILQALCSAAAPLLHDGSTGMLDTVISVLLHPSVSAQLAAAWCLRCVAVAVPAQAAVLLDRCSERLGALKSCPEAVAGYSAAVAALLGAVQHCPLGIPHAKGKVVMGLAEDLLRSAAQNSRISIQRAHGGWLLLSALITLGPTVVENHLPRMLLLWRCAFPQSIKELESELRRGDAFTWQVTLEGRSGALYAMKNLAMYCRDLLSDEVISRLLPLLSCAVALLTQLPSLVKSYGHQIKNALTVFRLRVYEILALLPPKSYEENLGTVLKQLLMDLTGTESTACNELNLLPPLCHSQDLALLGPALHDMDQHYIEEELHGGSSIGEGSLEYDPFTICEKGQEVPAPLPPATALIAAAVRLFAVIFPQLAAQQRSQVLGQFCECVKQLKGARQQAVHINVSAAFCCALKCVTLGRDTLAPEEVHKPGLSLLMGALESCNPLLRCAAAEGLARLAQALNDPSFTVSLFLMSFDKLKAARDAIMRMGHALALGALYRYLGGISSPQHLSACVGVLFTLSQDSTSPEVQTWALHSLSMVVDLAGPLYHSHVEASLPLVLRLLLSTPHTHVEVQQSLGRCLNALITSLGPDLQGEDVGVCALRTSCLVGCAVMQDSPDCLVQAQAIGCLQQLHMFSAQHVNLASLVPSLCGILLEYSVLVNLCSTYLSLRRAVVACLMQLAQREAMEVSAHAVALVKELPRRDNTQLDVTIKEVGLEGALFSLLDQESDLRLQQDIQETLVHVMASAAASELAHWLKLCKDVLSASSDSAGAAQMEINQEEDADWCDDSSAFRAKCESSGPFHSLRWSTRVFAVECVCRLVAQCESGDPAHFDMALAQEQRLHGSTDFLVLHLAELVRMAFMAATDHSEQLRLAGLEMLYVIIRKFASVPEPEFPGHVILEQYQANVGAALRPAFSADAPPDVTAKACQVCSAWITSGVVSDLSDLSRVHALLASSLLKVQAGRDVPNPLYNESTFTMETLAVLKAWAEVYIVAVQSTVQQENPAGWQEQQQEWGEEPRGAGGPTGAGLLKLVQGDLATLSRLWLAVLQDHALLTLPPHYANQLPVTGGSFYTAETVDQVRQHYCGAWAPILHATALWLKSTEFIMVDEGPANLSRPVTPTSMGQSTALASVKSPEDISTERLHLILGITVAFLCSPHSQNQMENITSCLHALQALLDVPWPRSKVGNDQALSVELLSVLHRLIVTRESPGIQQDVLELVRRVVYAAQEHIKEKRHSAEVDDGAAEKETVPEFGEGRDTGGLVPGKSLVFGALELCLCTLVRRLPRLSPQLAGNPTDQGGLVCTFSDVDCRLITSALGILSDLPSICSPEGSVSVLPTVLYLLLGVLRELVRGGGAGEAVLAPSALQALRTVVSSPMSRAEKSRAAWVGLLRSALTTLLECWDSDNTVHGVGEVILLTALTIFLLCVSAEVTTVEPLRSRCIGKFQACLESKDPMVLSRSCQLLVSVFQGPAAVAGLFIQALGTRLVALLQQVEKSRPQSAAELQAALDGVRAVEALVFAAEETHRAPLVAVLLHILISFLLDENTLSSAPVASRSLHEYALQDLMRLGPQHSSVFRALMASAPHLKARLEAAIKGDQESVSAKATPPQVSGKKKPSIQLKSHFL, encoded by the exons ATGGAACAGGCCCACAGCCTGCTGCTGAACGAGGATGTATGCAGTCGACTGGGAGAGGATCAGAGGGCTGAGTTTGTGTTCAAGTGGCTGCGCTTCCTAAAGAAGCTGCTTCCTGCCATAGATCGT GCGGATTTGAAGCAGAACCAGAAGCGGCTGGTGGAGCAACTGCTGGCTGTTCTGACGGCCTCCCCTGGTCCATCCACACGGTTGCTGCTGGCCTACTGCCTGGCTCAGCTCTATTGGGTGGGCGACTCCTTCACCTCCAGCCTTACTGTGGATCGCTGCAATGACATCATCCGTAGCAGGGATGACTCTCCCAGCTTCCTCCCTACTCGACT GGCGGCCGTCGCCTGCCTGGGTGCCATGTTTGAGCAGCTGGGCCGTCTCCTTATCAGCGCCTTCAAAGAGACAGTGGCAAATCTTTTAAAAGCCTTGAAGAGTGCAGAG TCTCAGGGGCGCTATGAGATCATGCTATGTATAGAGAAGATTCTGAAGGGTTTGGGGGTGAGCGCACTACCCTGCCACAGAGACATCTATAAAGCCACGCGTGCCTGCCTTACTGATCGCTCCACAGCTGTTCGCTGTGCTGCCGCAAAG TGCCTGTTGGaactgcagagagaggcagtgttCCTCTGGTCCACAGAGTTGGAGAACGTGGCCtcactctgtttcagggcattCGAGGGATCCAACTATGATGTCCGCATTGCTGTCTCTAAACTGCTGGGCACTTTGATAGCCTCTGCGCTGGAGCCCAGACAAGCTATAG CCCCCAGGCCAGGCTCCAGGCGGAGCAGCCTGGAGGAGATGATGGAGCTGCTGGCTAGAGGCTTCCTGCGTGGTGGAGCAGGCTTCCTGCGGGCCAGCAGTGACATGCTGAAGGGCGCGAGTCCCGTGAGCCGAGATGTGCGCGTGGGCATCACACAG gcatgtgtagtgtttatgtgCACTCTGCGTGGGGTGTGGCTTGAGGCACATTTTTCCTCACTCCTGCCTCTCCTCATGGAGCTGGTGTCGCACCCACGGGTCACCCAAAGCCCATCTGATGCCATCTGTTGCCGCCGCTGTGTCTCCTTTATCATGCGTGCATCTGTGGGTGGCCTCCTGGGAGAGAAGGCTCAGATAGCAGTCGCCAAGGAGATATGCTTGGTCATCAGAGAGCAAAAGAGGACTATCG atgCAGCTTTGTGCGAGGGGAATGTGGAGACGCGCGTGAGCAGTCTGGATATGGCAGCCAGTCAGCATGTGCTGGTGTGTTCCCTCCTGGAACTGGCCAGCATCCTCCAGGCGCTGTGTTCTGCCGCTGCACCACTGCTACATGACGGCAGCACAG gaatGCTGGATACTGTGATCTCAGTGCTTCTTCACCCCAGTGTGTCTGCCCAACTGGCGGCTGCCTGGTGCTTGCGCTGTGTTGCTGTAGCAGTCCCTGCTCAGGCAGCCGTGTTACTGGACCGCTGTTCAGAGCGACTTGGTGCACTGAAGTCCTGCCCTGAGGCCGTGGCTGGGTACAGCGCAGCTGTCGCTGCCCTGCTGGGTGCTGTGCAGCACTGCCCACTGGGAATACCTCATGCCAAAGGCAAG GTGGTGATGGGCCTGGCTGAAGATCTACTACGCTCTGCTGCCCAGAACAGTCGGATCTCCATCCAGCGTGCTCACGGAGGCTGGCTATTGCTCAGTGCTCTGATAACCCTAG GGCCAACCGTAGTGGAGAACCACCTTCCCAGAATGCTGTTACTGTGGAGATGTGCCTTCCCTCAGTCCATTAAGGAGCTGGAGAGTGAGCTGAGACGTGGAGATGCTTTCACCTGGCAGGTGACCCTGGAGGGGCGCTCTGGAGCACTGTATG CAATGAAAAATCTGGCGATGTACTGCAGAGATCTCCTAAGTGACGAGGTCATTAGTCGACTGCTTCCTCTCCTGTCTTGTGCTGTGGCCCTGCTGACTCA ATTGCCCTCTCTTGTCAAATCATATGGTCACCAGATTAAAAATGCTCTCACGGTTTTCCGACTGAGAGTGTATGAGATCCTTGCACTTTTACCACCCAAGAGCTATGAAG AGAATCTTGGCACGGTGTTGAAACAACTGCTGATGGACCTGACGGGCACTGAGAGCACTGCATGTAATGAGCTGAACCTGCTGCCCCCTCTGTGCCACAGCCAGGACCTGGCACTGCTAGGCCCTGCTCTGCATGACATGGACCAGCACTACATAGAAGAGGAG TTACATGGAGGCAGCAGTATAGGAGAAGGGAGCTTGGAGTATGACCCTTTCACCATCTGTGAGAAAGGTCAGGAGGTACCTGCACCACTTCCTCCGGCTACCGCACTGATTGCCGCCGCTGTCCGGCTATTTGCAGTCATTTTCCCCCAACTGGCTGCCCAGCAAAG GTCTCAGGTCTTGGGGcagttctgtgagtgtgtgaagcagCTGAAAGGTGCTCGTCAGCAGGCAGTTCACATCAACGTGTCAGCAGCTTTTTGCTGCGCTCTAAAG TGTGTAACGTTAGGTCGTGATACACTGGCTCCAGAGGAGGTGCACAAGCCAGGGCTGTCCCTCCTGATGGGAGCACTGGAGAGCTGTAACCCTCTTCTGCGCTGTGCAGCTGCTGAAGGTTTAGCCCGACTAGCACAGGCCCTTAATGATCCCAGCTTCACTGTTTCCCTTTTCCTGATGAGCTTTGACAA gctgaaggcagccagaGATGCCATCATGCGCATGGGCCATGCCCTGGCTCTAGGGGCTCTCTACCGCTACCTGGGGGGGATCAGCTCCCCGCAGCACCTCAGTGCCTGCGTAGGAGTTCTCTTCACGCTTTCACAGGACAGTACCTCGCCTGAGGTCCAG ACATGGGCTCTCCATTCATTGTCCATGGTGGTTGATCTGGCAGGGCCTCTGTACCACAGTCATGTGGAGGCCAGCCTACCTCTGGTGTTGCGGCTGCTTCTCtccacaccacatacacacgtgGAGGTGCAGCAGAGCCTGGGCCGCTGTCTCAACGCCCTCATCACATCACTGGGCCCTGACCTACAAG gtgaggatgtgggtgtgtgtgcactgcgGACCTCCTGCTTAGTGGGCTGTGCTGTGATGCAGGACAGCCCGGACTGCCTGGTGCAGGCCCAAGCCATTGGgtgcctgcagcagctgcacatGTTCTCAGCTCAACATGTCAACCTGGCTAGCCTGGTACCCAGcctctgt GGCATCTTGTTGGAATATTCTGTGTTG gtaAACCTGTGCAGCACATACCTTTCACTGCGACGGGCTGTGGTGGCGTGCTTAATGCAGCTGGCCCAGCGGGAGGCCATGGAGGTGTCTGCGCACGCTGTGGCCCTGGTGAAGGAGCTTCCTCGTAGAGACAACACCCAGCTAG ATGTGACCATTAAAGAGGTGGGTCTGGAGGGAGCTCTGTTTAGCCTGCTGGACCAGGAGTCAGACCTGCGGCTCCAGCAGGATATCCAGGAGACGCTGGTCCATGTAATGGCCTCTGCTGCTGCTAGCGAGCTGGCCCACTGGTTAAAGCTCTGCAAGGATGTGCTTTCTGCCTCTTCAG ACTCTGCAGGGGCAGCCCAGATGGAGATCAACCAGGAGGAGGATGCCGATTGGTGTGACGACTCCTCTGCCTTCCGTGCCAAGTGTGAATCCAGCGGGCCTTTCCATAGCCTTCGCTGGTCGACACGCGTCTttgctgttgagtgtgtgtgccgcTTGGTGGCGCAGTGTGAGAGTGGAGACCCAGCTCACTTTGATATGGCACTGGCCCAGGAGCAACGCCTTCATGGGTCCACAG ATTTCCTGGTCCTGCACTTGGCTGAGCTGGTGCGCATGGCCTTTATGGCAGCTACAGACCACAGTGAGCAACTCCGTCTGGCTGGCTTGGAAATGCTATATGTCATTATCCGCAAATTTGCAAGCGTTCCAGAACCCGAGTTCCCTGGGCATGTCATTCTGGAGCAGTACCAAGCCAAC GTTGGAGCTGCTCTACGACCTGCATTTAGTGCAGATGCCCCTCCTGATGTTACTGCCAAAGCCTGTCAG gttTGCAGTGCTTGGATCACCAGTGGGGTTGTGAGTGATCTCAGCGATCTGAGCAGGGTGCACGCTCTCCTGGCATCCTCGCTGCTCAAGGTCCAGGCCGGACGGGACGTGCCAAATCCACTTTACAATGAGAGCACGTTCACCATGGAGACGCTGGCTGTACTCAAAGCCTGGGCAGAG GTATACATTGTGGCAGTGCAGAGTACTGTGCAGCAGGAGAACCCTGCTGGGtggcaggagcagcagcaggagtgGGGTGAGGAGCCCAGAGGCGCAGGGGGACCGACGGGAGCCGGGCTGCTGAAGCTGGTTCAGGGGGATCTGGCCACACTCAGCCGTCTGTGGCTGGCCGTGCTGCAGGACCATGCGCTGCTCACCCTTCCCCCGCACTACGCCAACCAGCTCCCTGTCACAG GAGGCTCATTCTACACTGCAGAGACGGTGGATCAGGTCCGGCAGCATTACTGTGGAGCCTGGGCTCCAATCCTCCATGCCACCGCCCTCTGGCTCAAAAGCACGGAGTTTATCATGGTGGATGAGGGACCGGCCAACCTGTCCAGACCTGTCACCCCTACCTCCATGGGCCAGTCCACGGCACTGGCCAGTGTCAAGTCTCCAGAGGACATCAGCACAGAGCGGTTGCATCTGATCCTGG GAATCACTGTGGCGTTCCTGTGCTCACCCCATTCTCAGAACCAAATGGAGAACATCACCTCATGCCTTCATGCTCTGCAGGCCTTACTTGATGTGCCTTGGCCCCGTTCAAAAGTGGGCAATGACCAG gcactGAGTGTGGAGCTCCTCAGTGTGCTGCACAGGCTAATTGTGACACGTGAATCCCCTGGCATCCAGCAGGATGTGCTTGAACTTGTGCGGCGGGTAGTGTATGCTGCTCAGGAGCACATCAAAGAGAAACGCCACAGTGCCGAGG TGGACGACGGCGCGGCTGAAAAGGAGACAGTGCCGGAGTTTGGAGAGGGCCGTGACACAGGTGGCCTGGTGCCAGGGAAGTCCCTTGTCTTCGGTGCGCTGGAGCTGTGTCTCTGCACGTTGGTCCGGAGGCTTCCGCGGCTCAGTCCACAGCTAGCAGGCAACCCCACTGATCAGGGGGGCCTGGTATGCACCTTCAGTGACGTTGACTGCAGGCTGATTACCTCAGCTTTGGGGATCCTCTCAGACCTTCCTTCTATCTGCTCACCTGAGG gcagtgtgtctgtgttaccCACGGTGCTATACCTGCTGCTGGGGGTGCTCAGAGAGCTGGTGCGGGGGGGCGGTGCGGGGGAAGCAGTGCTGGCGCCCAGTGCTCTGCAGGCACTACGCACTGTCGTCTCCTCACCcatgagcagagcagagaagagcCGTGCCGCTTGGGTTGGCCTGCTGCGCTCCGCCCTCACCACGCTGCTGGAGTGCTGGGATTCag ATAACACAGTTCATGGTGTGGGTGAGGTCATCTTACTGACAGCGCTCACCATCttcctgctgtgtgtcagtgctgaggTCACCACCGTAGAGCCACTGCGGTCACGATGCATCGGCAAATTTCAAGCCTGCCTGGAGTCTAAGGACCCCATG GTGCTGAGCCGGAGTTGCCAGTTGCTGGTGTCTGTGTTCCAGGGCCCGGCTGCAGTGGCCGGCCTGTTCATCCAGGCGCTGGGCACTCGGCTGGTGGCTCTCCTGCAGCAGGTGGAGAAGAGTCGGCCCCAGAGCGCCGCTGAGCTCCAGGCAGCACTGGATGGAGTCAGGGCTGTGGAGGCCCTAGTGTTTGCTGCAGAGGAAACCCACC GTGCCCCACTAGTAGCTGTGCTGTTGCACATCCTGATCTCCTTCTTGTTGGATGAAAACACTTTATCGTCAGCGCCTGTAGCCTCCCGCTCTCTGCACGAGTATGCCCTGCAAGACCTGATGCGCCTCGGGCCCCAGCATTCTTCTGTCTTCAGAGCACTCATGGCCTCTGCCCCGCACCTAAAGGCCCGGCTGGAGGCTGCAATTAAAGGAGACCAGGAGAGCGTGAGCGCCAAGGCTACACCACCTCAGgtctctggcaaaaaaaaacccagtatCCAACTGAAGAGCCACTTCCTGTGA